A genomic window from Candidatus Nitrosoglobus terrae includes:
- a CDS encoding D-alanyl-D-alanine carboxypeptidase family protein: protein MKSYRYFSIGCWILLLFVGNPALGQVSLLTPSAPTLSAKTYILEDFTTGQVLVESQSNSRIEPASITKLMTSYVVFSELKRGNIHLEDEVLISENAWRTGGSRTFIEVNTRVPVEILVKGMIIQSGNDASVALAEQIGGTEEVFVALMNQQAQRLGMLDSHFENSTGLPSQNHYMTARDIAVLARAIIQDFPEYYPWYSEQKFTYNNINQYNRDTLLKRDPSVDGLKTGYTKAAGYCLVSSAKRNGMRLISVVMGAASPNIRENEALTLLNYGFRFYDTRGLYTAKAPVIDVRVWQGVEKKLSLGLANDLSMTLPRGQWKELSSTIQVEDPITAPIAKGAKLGAVVIKLGEKAVLKEPLIALTTIPEGSWWQRMNDWVLSFFNKESP from the coding sequence ATGAAGTCATATCGTTATTTTTCTATTGGGTGTTGGATCCTATTGCTGTTTGTAGGTAATCCTGCTTTAGGGCAGGTATCCCTTCTTACGCCATCCGCGCCTACACTTAGCGCTAAAACCTATATTCTTGAGGATTTCACAACAGGTCAGGTACTTGTTGAGTCCCAGTCTAACAGTCGGATTGAGCCGGCTAGTATCACTAAACTCATGACTTCCTATGTAGTGTTTAGTGAGCTTAAACGGGGTAATATCCACCTTGAGGATGAAGTTTTAATTAGTGAAAATGCTTGGCGCACGGGAGGATCACGGACCTTTATTGAAGTAAATACTCGGGTTCCGGTAGAAATCCTAGTAAAGGGAATGATTATTCAATCGGGTAATGATGCTAGTGTAGCCTTAGCGGAGCAGATAGGGGGTACTGAAGAAGTATTTGTTGCTTTAATGAATCAGCAAGCTCAGCGATTAGGTATGTTAGATTCTCATTTTGAGAATAGCACTGGTCTGCCCAGTCAAAATCATTATATGACGGCTCGAGATATTGCTGTTTTAGCTAGGGCTATTATTCAAGACTTTCCAGAGTATTACCCTTGGTATTCTGAGCAGAAATTTACTTATAACAATATTAATCAATATAATCGCGATACTTTGTTAAAACGCGACCCAAGCGTTGATGGCCTTAAGACAGGTTATACAAAAGCTGCGGGTTATTGTTTAGTTTCTTCGGCTAAGCGAAATGGAATGCGGCTAATTTCTGTAGTCATGGGTGCGGCAAGCCCTAATATTCGAGAGAATGAGGCGTTGACTTTACTTAATTATGGCTTCCGTTTTTATGATACACGTGGCCTTTATACGGCTAAAGCGCCTGTAATCGATGTACGGGTTTGGCAGGGAGTAGAGAAGAAATTATCACTGGGATTAGCAAATGATCTTTCGATGACACTGCCACGAGGGCAATGGAAGGAATTGTCATCAACAATTCAAGTAGAAGATCCTATTACAGCGCCTATTGCTAAAGGGGCGAAATTAGGGGCTGTAGTCATTAAGCTTGGGGAAAAAGCCGTGCTTAAAGAACCTTTAATAGCTTTAACTACAATTCCAGAAGGATCGTGGTGGCAGCGGATGAATGACTGGGTTTTGTCTTTTTTTAATAAAGAATCGCCTTGA
- a CDS encoding citrate synthase, which translates to MSDYLPGLEGVPATRSNISDIDGERGILSYRGYSIEDLAEHSTFEETALLLLDGELPTAERLEEFTQELRQNYRVKYNIRTLMAALPSNGSPMEMLQAGVAALGMFYPGNECLTGSAACTDLNYIDNMTVKIIARMPALVAMWEHIRNGYDPIPPRSDLSIAQNLLYMLHGKDPDPLMVKIMDTCLILHAEHTINASTFATLVAGSTLASPYAVIAAAIGTLSGPLHGGANERVIEMLRQIGRPENVKLWLDEILASKQKVWGFGHRVYKVKDPRARILQKLMTQLSAKREGKPSQLLGTALALEEAVMERLGHKGIYPNVDFYSGILYMELGIPADQFTPLFAISRSAGWLAHWREQLSDNRIFRPTQVYVGKSLRQYILLAARD; encoded by the coding sequence ATGAGTGATTATTTACCGGGTCTTGAGGGTGTTCCCGCAACCCGTTCCAATATTTCGGATATAGATGGTGAACGAGGCATACTTTCCTATCGCGGTTATTCCATTGAAGACCTAGCTGAACATAGCACTTTTGAAGAGACAGCCCTGCTACTACTGGATGGGGAATTACCCACAGCCGAGCGTTTGGAGGAGTTTACGCAGGAGCTACGACAGAATTATCGAGTAAAATATAATATTCGAACGCTAATGGCGGCGCTACCTAGTAACGGATCTCCCATGGAAATGTTACAAGCAGGGGTGGCTGCCCTTGGTATGTTTTATCCTGGCAATGAGTGCTTAACGGGCTCTGCAGCCTGCACCGATCTTAATTATATTGATAATATGACCGTTAAGATTATTGCTCGTATGCCAGCTTTAGTGGCTATGTGGGAACATATCCGTAATGGCTATGATCCTATTCCTCCTCGATCCGATCTATCTATTGCCCAGAATTTACTATACATGCTCCATGGTAAAGATCCTGATCCGTTAATGGTGAAGATCATGGACACTTGTTTGATATTACATGCTGAGCACACAATTAATGCCTCTACGTTTGCCACTTTAGTGGCCGGTTCTACCTTAGCGAGTCCTTATGCGGTCATTGCCGCTGCTATTGGTACTTTATCAGGCCCTTTACATGGCGGAGCTAATGAGCGCGTGATAGAGATGTTACGCCAGATTGGCCGGCCTGAGAACGTAAAACTATGGCTTGATGAAATCTTGGCTAGCAAGCAAAAAGTTTGGGGATTTGGTCATCGAGTCTATAAAGTTAAAGATCCTCGGGCTAGGATTTTACAAAAACTGATGACTCAACTATCAGCTAAAAGAGAAGGTAAGCCTAGCCAGCTGTTAGGGACAGCCTTAGCTTTGGAAGAGGCAGTGATGGAGCGGCTAGGCCATAAGGGTATTTATCCAAATGTAGATTTTTACTCAGGTATTCTTTATATGGAATTGGGAATCCCAGCGGATCAATTCACTCCTCTATTTGCGATTTCCCGTTCAGCAGGTTGGTTAGCCCATTGGCGGGAGCAGCTTTCTGACAATCGTATTTTTCGCCCCACCCAAGTTTATGTAGGTAAATCTTTACGGCAATATATTCTATTAGCAGCCCGGGATTAG
- the mltB gene encoding lytic murein transglycosylase B, with protein sequence MRRIFVFLISLACVPVITIANADLPGVDNFINEMTTRYGFDKTELYQLFAEVEVKPDILRVISRPAEKGKPWHEYRRIFLTPQHIQGGVAFWKANQASLTKAKKVFGVAPEIIVAIIGVESRYGGHTGGYRVMDSLSTLAFRYPPRGRFFRQQLMELLLLAREEKQDPLYFTGSYAGAMGLIQFMPDSFRSYAIDFDKDGRRDIWQDPTDAIGSVANFLKRKGDWQADAPVATFVKVEGTDYQRWLNKGSKPSIPLQQLAQAGIQIPASVSKNMLASVFTLEQVEGPQVLIGFRNFYALMRYNPSPLYAMAVYELAEAIKLQLKGRSS encoded by the coding sequence ATGAGAAGAATATTTGTTTTTTTGATATCGCTCGCCTGTGTACCAGTAATCACTATTGCTAATGCTGATTTACCTGGCGTTGATAATTTTATTAATGAGATGACTACCCGATATGGTTTTGATAAAACTGAGCTTTATCAGTTATTTGCAGAAGTTGAAGTAAAGCCAGACATATTACGAGTAATTTCACGGCCAGCAGAGAAGGGTAAACCTTGGCATGAGTACCGTCGTATCTTTTTGACTCCTCAGCATATTCAAGGGGGAGTTGCTTTTTGGAAGGCTAATCAAGCTAGCCTTACTAAGGCGAAAAAGGTATTTGGAGTAGCTCCCGAGATAATTGTGGCTATTATTGGTGTAGAATCCCGTTATGGCGGCCATACTGGCGGTTATCGCGTGATGGATTCTTTGTCTACCTTGGCTTTTCGGTATCCTCCGCGCGGTCGTTTTTTTCGCCAGCAATTAATGGAGCTTTTACTGTTGGCTAGAGAAGAGAAACAAGATCCCCTTTATTTTACGGGATCTTATGCTGGGGCAATGGGATTGATTCAATTTATGCCCGATAGCTTTCGAAGTTATGCTATAGATTTTGATAAAGATGGTCGACGAGATATTTGGCAAGATCCCACAGATGCAATTGGTAGTGTGGCTAATTTCTTAAAGCGAAAAGGGGACTGGCAAGCCGATGCTCCGGTAGCTACCTTTGTTAAGGTTGAGGGTACGGATTACCAACGTTGGCTTAATAAAGGATCTAAGCCTTCAATCCCTTTGCAACAGTTAGCCCAAGCGGGAATTCAGATTCCTGCTTCAGTTTCTAAAAATATGTTAGCGTCTGTATTTACATTAGAGCAGGTAGAAGGTCCACAAGTTCTGATAGGGTTTCGCAACTTTTACGCCCTTATGCGCTATAATCCCAGTCCTCTTTATGCAATGGCGGTCTATGAGCTAGCTGAAGCAATCAAATTACAATTGAAGGGCCGTAGCTCATGA
- the tviB gene encoding Vi polysaccharide biosynthesis UDP-N-acetylglucosamine C-6 dehydrogenase TviB — MLTFEQVKIGIVGLGYVGLPLAVEFGKKLPTLGFDINSTRIAELKKGHDRTLEVEPELLAQANQLQYTHHVQDMTNCNVYIVTVPTPIDEHKRPDFRPLESASLTVGSVLKPDDIIIFESTVYPGATEEVCVPILEHKSGLKYNQDFFVGYSPERINPGDKQHRVTSIRKVTSASTAEAAALVDQLYASIITAGTYKASSIRVAEAAKVIENTQRDVNIALINELAMLFNRLGIDTQEVLEAAATKWNFLPFRPGLVGGHCIGVDPYYLTHKAQAIGYLPEMILAGRRVNDGMGSYVANQVVKLMTQRRIHVVDSRILILGLTFKENCPDLRNTRVIDIVTELKNYHAQIDVYDPWVETKEALEEYGFPLITNLNNGYYDAIIIAVAHQQFTKLGIENIRALGKPESILYDVKHLLPRNAVDGRL; from the coding sequence ATGCTAACGTTTGAACAAGTAAAAATCGGTATTGTTGGTCTAGGTTATGTAGGGCTACCCCTAGCAGTAGAATTTGGAAAAAAACTCCCCACCCTAGGATTTGATATTAATTCAACCCGCATTGCCGAGTTAAAAAAGGGGCATGACCGTACATTGGAAGTAGAACCCGAGTTACTTGCCCAAGCCAATCAGCTGCAATATACTCACCACGTGCAAGATATGACTAATTGTAATGTTTATATAGTCACTGTCCCCACGCCCATTGATGAACATAAACGTCCTGATTTTCGCCCGTTGGAATCCGCAAGCCTTACCGTAGGCAGTGTACTTAAACCAGATGATATTATTATTTTTGAATCTACCGTCTATCCAGGAGCTACCGAAGAGGTTTGTGTTCCCATTCTAGAACACAAGTCAGGCCTAAAATACAATCAAGATTTTTTTGTCGGTTATAGCCCTGAGCGAATCAACCCAGGGGATAAACAACATCGGGTTACCTCTATCCGTAAAGTTACCTCAGCCTCCACAGCTGAAGCGGCGGCGTTAGTTGACCAACTCTATGCCAGTATTATCACCGCAGGAACCTATAAAGCTAGTAGTATCCGAGTGGCAGAAGCAGCAAAAGTTATCGAAAATACGCAGAGAGATGTCAATATTGCCCTGATTAACGAGTTAGCCATGCTGTTTAATCGCCTAGGTATTGATACTCAAGAAGTCTTAGAAGCAGCGGCTACCAAATGGAATTTTCTACCTTTTCGACCCGGCCTTGTAGGCGGTCATTGCATAGGGGTTGATCCTTATTATCTTACCCATAAAGCTCAAGCCATTGGCTATCTACCAGAGATGATCCTTGCTGGGCGCCGAGTTAATGATGGTATGGGTAGCTACGTCGCTAATCAAGTAGTAAAGCTTATGACTCAGCGTCGAATCCATGTAGTAGATAGCCGAATACTGATTCTAGGACTCACCTTTAAAGAAAATTGCCCTGATCTTCGCAATACCCGGGTAATCGATATCGTTACTGAACTAAAAAACTACCATGCTCAAATCGATGTTTATGATCCTTGGGTAGAGACTAAAGAGGCTCTAGAGGAATACGGGTTTCCACTAATCACTAACTTAAATAATGGCTATTACGATGCTATTATTATCGCTGTTGCCCATCAGCAGTTTACAAAATTAGGAATTGAAAATATACGCGCTTTAGGGAAGCCAGAGAGCATTCTTTACGATGTTAAGCATCTTCTACCTAGGAATGCGGTGGACGGTCGCCTCTAA
- the lipB gene encoding lipoyl(octanoyl) transferase LipB gives MPTDTLQIRQLNLQDYNVVWRAMQDFTTHRNQDTTDELWVVEHPPVFTLGLNGKESHLRDVRDIPVIHSDRGGQVTYHGLGQLIVYVLIDLRRRNLGIRQLVDILELSVIDLLQSFHIYGKRQAHAPGVYVLSRKIASIGLRVRRGCSYHGLSLNVAMDLSPFYRINPCGYPGMEVIDLRSLGVTVSLAAIWPLFFRYLKQRLECLV, from the coding sequence ATGCCAACCGATACGCTGCAGATAAGGCAGCTTAATCTTCAGGATTATAATGTTGTATGGCGAGCAATGCAGGATTTTACGACCCATCGTAATCAGGATACGACCGATGAATTATGGGTAGTGGAGCATCCGCCAGTATTTACTTTGGGGCTAAATGGTAAGGAGAGCCATTTACGGGATGTTAGAGATATTCCGGTTATACATAGTGATCGTGGTGGGCAAGTTACTTATCACGGGTTAGGACAGCTGATTGTTTATGTGCTTATCGATTTACGGCGCCGAAATTTAGGTATACGACAATTAGTAGATATTCTAGAGCTATCTGTTATTGATTTATTGCAATCATTTCATATTTATGGTAAGCGTCAGGCTCATGCTCCTGGGGTGTATGTTTTGAGTAGAAAAATTGCTTCAATTGGATTGCGAGTCCGAAGAGGTTGCTCTTATCATGGATTAAGTTTGAATGTCGCTATGGATTTGTCCCCTTTTTATCGTATTAATCCATGCGGTTATCCAGGGATGGAGGTGATTGATTTAAGAAGCTTGGGGGTTACCGTTTCCTTAGCGGCTATTTGGCCGCTTTTTTTTCGGTATCTGAAGCAGCGATTAGAGTGTTTAGTATAG
- the lipA gene encoding lipoyl synthase: protein MKQKMPPSGELKQNIRDLKGASKVARIPIKVEPTTERQRKPHWIRAKAPISPEVSRLKALLREHRLHTVCEEASCPNLGECFGHGTATFLIMGDICTRRCPFCDVAHGRPNPLDTEEPEHLAQAVRSMGLRHVVVTSVDRDDLRDGGAAHFAACIQALRIQTPRTRIEVLVPDFRGRMDRALQAFITTPPDIFNHNLETVPRLYKAVRPGADYLWSLRLLEQFKGGHPTVPTKSGLMLGLGEELEEVEQVMKDLREHGCNMLTLGQYLQPSLYHLPVQRFVTPIEFNVLGDKARAMGFSHVASGPMVRSSYHADRQAAGETVA from the coding sequence ATGAAGCAAAAAATGCCGCCTTCAGGTGAATTAAAGCAGAATATTCGAGATTTAAAAGGTGCTTCTAAAGTGGCTCGGATTCCGATTAAAGTTGAACCGACCACGGAACGCCAGCGTAAACCTCATTGGATTCGCGCTAAAGCCCCTATAAGCCCTGAGGTATCTCGGCTTAAAGCTTTATTGCGGGAACATCGTTTACACACCGTATGTGAGGAGGCCTCATGCCCTAATCTTGGAGAGTGTTTTGGGCATGGTACCGCTACTTTTTTAATTATGGGTGATATCTGTACCCGTCGTTGTCCTTTTTGTGATGTAGCTCATGGTCGCCCAAACCCTCTTGATACTGAAGAACCAGAGCATTTAGCTCAGGCTGTTCGATCAATGGGGTTACGCCATGTAGTAGTAACTTCTGTTGATCGGGATGACCTACGGGATGGTGGTGCTGCTCATTTTGCAGCTTGTATTCAAGCATTACGTATCCAAACCCCCCGTACTCGGATTGAAGTCTTGGTGCCGGATTTTAGGGGACGTATGGATCGGGCTTTGCAGGCATTTATTACCACGCCTCCTGATATTTTTAACCATAATTTAGAAACAGTACCCCGTCTCTATAAGGCGGTTCGCCCGGGAGCGGATTATCTATGGTCACTGCGTTTATTAGAGCAATTTAAAGGAGGACACCCAACTGTACCCACTAAATCAGGGTTAATGCTGGGATTAGGGGAAGAGCTGGAGGAAGTTGAACAGGTTATGAAAGATTTACGTGAACATGGGTGCAATATGCTGACTTTAGGGCAGTATTTACAACCTAGCCTTTATCATTTACCGGTGCAACGTTTTGTGACTCCAATTGAATTTAATGTACTGGGAGATAAAGCGCGAGCGATGGGATTTTCTCATGTAGCAAGTGGCCCTATGGTGCGATCTTCATACCATGCTGATCGCCAAGCCGCTGGTGAAACGGTAGCATAA
- a CDS encoding D-amino acid aminotransferase, with product MEAKISVLDRGFLFGDGVYEVIPVYGKYFFRLIPHLQRLEYSLQAIKLKNPLSLSQWQSTLQQLIRFNNGLDQAVYLQITRGSAPRDHAFPQKIEPTIFAMSNPIKPVPEKWRIEGVTAVLREDIRWKYCHIKSVALLSNVLLRQEAVESGAQEAILLRDGQLTEGAASNIFIVQKGVLVTPVEDSSLLSGITRDLVLELATEAGILCEERIISTKDLLQADEIWLTSSTREILPVTRLDDVQVGSGFPGVIWQQVDKLYQEYKEQVRSGLYGN from the coding sequence GTGGAAGCAAAGATTTCAGTATTAGATCGGGGTTTTTTATTTGGCGATGGCGTTTATGAAGTCATTCCGGTTTATGGAAAGTATTTTTTTCGTTTAATTCCCCATTTGCAACGGCTTGAATATAGTCTGCAGGCTATTAAGCTAAAAAATCCATTATCACTAAGTCAATGGCAAAGCACTCTTCAGCAGCTAATTAGGTTTAATAATGGGCTAGATCAAGCGGTTTATTTACAGATAACCCGAGGATCTGCCCCTCGAGATCATGCTTTCCCACAGAAAATTGAACCAACCATTTTTGCTATGAGTAACCCTATTAAGCCGGTGCCAGAGAAATGGCGTATAGAAGGGGTAACTGCTGTCCTCCGTGAGGATATCCGCTGGAAATACTGTCATATTAAATCTGTTGCTTTGCTATCTAATGTGCTATTACGGCAAGAAGCTGTTGAATCTGGGGCGCAAGAGGCCATCTTGCTACGAGATGGGCAGCTTACTGAGGGGGCAGCAAGTAATATATTTATTGTTCAAAAGGGCGTGCTTGTTACCCCGGTTGAAGACTCTTCTTTGTTATCTGGAATTACCCGTGATTTAGTACTGGAGTTGGCAACAGAGGCTGGTATTCTTTGTGAAGAAAGGATTATCTCTACTAAGGATTTACTCCAAGCTGATGAGATTTGGCTCACTAGCTCTACTCGGGAAATCCTACCTGTTACTCGCCTTGATGATGTTCAAGTAGGGAGCGGATTTCCTGGTGTTATATGGCAGCAGGTAGATAAACTTTATCAAGAATACAAAGAGCAAGTGCGATCAGGTCTTTACGGAAACTAA
- the gatC gene encoding Asp-tRNA(Asn)/Glu-tRNA(Gln) amidotransferase subunit GatC, which yields MTLTTADVKHITYLSRLAINPETIPNYVQDLSDILDLVIQMNRVDTIGIEPMAHPLETSQRLRPDEITEVNQREIFQSGAPEVEAGIYLVPKVID from the coding sequence ATGACGTTAACAACAGCTGATGTTAAACATATCACCTATCTATCTCGTCTCGCTATTAATCCGGAAACCATACCTAACTACGTACAGGATTTAAGCGACATCCTAGATCTCGTAATACAAATGAATAGAGTTGATACCATCGGAATTGAGCCAATGGCTCATCCCTTAGAGACTAGCCAACGATTACGTCCCGATGAAATTACCGAAGTTAATCAGCGAGAGATTTTTCAATCTGGTGCTCCTGAAGTTGAAGCAGGCATTTATCTAGTCCCTAAAGTTATTGATTAA
- the gatA gene encoding Asp-tRNA(Asn)/Glu-tRNA(Gln) amidotransferase subunit GatA, translated as MHHKSLTELANALRSGEFSSEELTQHYLQRIKQYDKHLNSFITVSSEEALKQAKAADAMLQSGKGGPITGIPIAHKDIFCTAGIKTSCGSKMLDNFTAPYDATVVTRFKTAGAVILGKTNMDEFAMGSSNETSFYGPVKNPWDHDRVPGGSSGGSAAAVAAKLAPVATGTDTGGSIRQPAALCGITGLKPTYGRVSRYGMIAFASSLDQAGPMAHTAADVALLLNTMAGFDKQDSTSVEQTVPDYTALLEKDITGIKIGLPKEYFNETLSPNIAAVIENAIKEFEHLGAQIREISLPNTALAVPTYYVVAPAECSSNLSRYDGARFGYRCKNPKDILDLYCRSRGEGFGSEVKRRILIGTYVLSAGYYDAYYLKAQKLRRLISNDFKQAFTEVDVIMSPTSPTPAFRIGEKANDPVSMYLADIYTIGVNLAGLPAISIPTGFTDKLPIGLQIIGNYFCEAKLLNMAHRYQQITDWHNKTPVGY; from the coding sequence ATGCATCATAAATCTTTAACCGAATTAGCCAATGCCCTTAGATCTGGTGAGTTTTCAAGTGAGGAACTCACGCAGCATTATCTACAACGCATCAAACAATATGATAAGCACCTCAATAGCTTTATTACCGTATCCTCTGAAGAAGCCCTGAAACAAGCAAAAGCCGCCGATGCTATGCTGCAATCCGGTAAAGGCGGGCCTATAACCGGTATCCCTATAGCTCATAAGGATATTTTCTGCACTGCAGGCATTAAAACCAGCTGTGGCTCAAAAATGCTTGATAATTTTACGGCACCCTATGATGCTACGGTGGTAACTCGCTTCAAGACTGCTGGGGCAGTGATCCTTGGAAAAACAAATATGGATGAATTTGCTATGGGATCCAGTAATGAAACGAGTTTCTATGGTCCAGTAAAAAACCCTTGGGATCATGATCGAGTGCCGGGTGGATCCTCAGGAGGATCGGCAGCAGCAGTCGCCGCAAAACTTGCTCCAGTTGCTACCGGTACCGATACTGGCGGATCTATTCGCCAACCAGCAGCCTTATGTGGGATTACTGGGTTAAAGCCTACTTATGGCCGAGTTTCTCGTTATGGGATGATCGCTTTTGCTTCCAGTCTCGATCAAGCAGGGCCAATGGCCCACACTGCCGCAGATGTAGCCTTACTACTTAACACCATGGCAGGCTTTGACAAACAAGATTCCACTTCTGTAGAACAAACAGTTCCTGATTATACAGCCTTGCTTGAGAAGGATATAACGGGGATTAAGATCGGGCTACCCAAAGAGTATTTCAACGAAACGCTGTCCCCTAATATTGCTGCTGTCATTGAAAATGCCATTAAAGAATTTGAACACCTTGGCGCTCAGATCAGGGAAATTAGTCTACCCAATACTGCGCTGGCCGTTCCCACTTATTACGTAGTTGCCCCTGCAGAGTGCTCTTCCAATCTTTCCCGTTATGATGGTGCCCGCTTTGGTTATCGCTGTAAAAATCCTAAAGATATCCTAGATCTCTATTGTCGCTCTCGTGGTGAAGGCTTTGGATCTGAGGTTAAGCGCCGGATTCTAATAGGCACTTATGTGCTCTCAGCAGGCTACTATGATGCTTATTATCTCAAAGCCCAAAAATTACGCCGTCTTATCAGCAATGATTTTAAGCAAGCCTTTACAGAAGTGGATGTAATTATGAGTCCCACTTCACCAACGCCTGCTTTTCGGATTGGAGAAAAAGCCAATGATCCTGTTTCTATGTACTTAGCCGATATTTACACCATTGGTGTTAATCTGGCTGGACTGCCTGCGATTTCAATACCTACAGGATTTACCGATAAATTGCCTATAGGCTTACAAATTATTGGTAATTATTTCTGTGAAGCAAAGCTGCTTAATATGGCGCACCGCTATCAACAAATCACAGACTGGCACAATAAGACACCTGTAGGGTATTAA
- a CDS encoding septal ring lytic transglycosylase RlpA family protein, with protein sequence MKPIISVPILSFLALFNTSCTPNSKDSISLTEPPSKYGNPPSYEVNGKRYYTLRNCQGYKETGIASWYGSEFQGRRTSSGEIYDMHAMTAAHRSLPLPCYVMVTNLNNGRQVIVRINDRGPFKSNRIIDLSYAAAEKLYLVKAGTGLVEVRAVEPKDISNQKNISLKKDLYIQVASFQNRSNAEQLQKQLQSMVDTAVKINPVSRQLVSFYQVRIGPLSNAENLDSLTKHLAGIGFSDYMIIH encoded by the coding sequence ATGAAGCCAATAATTTCAGTTCCGATTCTCTCTTTTCTGGCACTGTTTAATACTTCCTGTACACCTAATTCAAAAGACTCTATTTCCTTAACAGAGCCGCCTAGTAAGTACGGAAATCCACCTTCCTATGAAGTAAATGGTAAGCGCTACTATACTCTTCGCAATTGCCAAGGGTATAAGGAAACAGGCATTGCCTCTTGGTATGGGTCTGAGTTCCAAGGCCGCCGTACATCTAGCGGTGAGATTTATGATATGCACGCTATGACGGCAGCGCATCGTAGTTTACCCTTGCCTTGTTATGTTATGGTGACTAATTTAAATAATGGGCGTCAGGTCATTGTACGTATTAACGATCGAGGGCCATTTAAGTCTAATCGGATTATTGATCTCTCCTATGCCGCTGCTGAGAAGCTGTATTTAGTTAAAGCGGGTACGGGGTTAGTGGAAGTACGGGCTGTTGAGCCAAAAGATATTTCCAATCAGAAAAATATTTCTTTGAAAAAAGATCTCTATATCCAAGTGGCTTCTTTCCAGAATCGTAGCAATGCTGAACAACTACAAAAACAATTACAATCCATGGTTGATACAGCGGTGAAAATAAATCCGGTGTCACGGCAGCTAGTATCTTTTTATCAGGTGCGTATAGGCCCATTATCAAATGCTGAGAATCTTGATAGTCTTACAAAGCATCTTGCAGGTATAGGTTTTTCGGATTATATGATTATTCACTAA
- a CDS encoding NAD-dependent epimerase, with product MKIMVTGSAGFIGAALTKKLLNRGDEVIGVDNLNDYYDVNLKIARLAQFQKHPAFTEARIGLEDRKSLDNLFAQHRPQRVVNLAAQAGVRYSLENPYAYVDSNLYGFINILENCRHHQIEHLVFASSSSVYGANTKMPYTTHDNVDHPLSLYAASKKANELMAHTYSHLYQLSTTGLRFFTVYGPWGRPDMALFKFTRNILAGKPIDVYNHGHHQRDFTYIDDIVEGVIRTLDRLPMPNPNWDGISPDPSTSTAPYRIYNIGNHQPIQLLQFIKALEGCLGCEAKKNFLPMQAGDVPATYADVDDLMKDTGFRPNTPIEEGIIRFVIWYKDYYKVTS from the coding sequence ATGAAAATTATGGTAACTGGAAGCGCTGGTTTCATTGGTGCTGCCCTAACTAAGAAATTATTAAACCGAGGTGATGAAGTCATCGGGGTAGATAATCTTAATGACTATTATGACGTTAATCTTAAGATTGCTCGCCTTGCCCAATTTCAAAAACACCCAGCTTTTACTGAGGCGCGGATTGGTTTGGAGGATAGGAAATCACTCGATAATCTATTTGCTCAGCACCGACCCCAACGAGTAGTGAATTTAGCTGCCCAAGCTGGAGTCCGTTATTCATTAGAAAATCCCTACGCTTATGTAGATAGTAATCTCTACGGATTTATAAATATTTTAGAAAACTGCCGCCACCATCAGATAGAACATCTGGTATTTGCTTCAAGTAGCTCTGTTTACGGGGCTAACACTAAAATGCCCTACACAACCCATGATAACGTAGATCACCCTTTAAGCCTCTATGCTGCTTCGAAAAAAGCCAATGAGCTTATGGCTCATACCTATAGCCATCTTTATCAACTCTCCACAACTGGATTACGCTTTTTTACCGTCTATGGCCCTTGGGGACGGCCAGATATGGCGTTATTTAAATTTACCCGTAATATCCTCGCAGGCAAACCTATCGATGTCTATAATCACGGTCACCATCAACGAGATTTCACTTATATTGATGATATCGTCGAAGGGGTTATTCGTACACTAGATCGGCTGCCTATGCCTAATCCTAATTGGGATGGAATAAGCCCTGATCCGAGCACAAGCACTGCACCCTATCGAATCTACAATATTGGCAATCACCAACCTATACAGCTTCTTCAATTTATTAAAGCACTAGAGGGATGCCTTGGCTGCGAAGCAAAAAAGAATTTTCTACCTATGCAAGCAGGTGATGTACCAGCAACCTATGCCGATGTAGATGATTTAATGAAAGATACTGGGTTTCGTCCTAATACTCCCATTGAAGAGGGAATTATTCGATTCGTTATTTGGTATAAAGATTATTATAAGGTAACCAGTTAG